A part of Podarcis muralis chromosome 15, rPodMur119.hap1.1, whole genome shotgun sequence genomic DNA contains:
- the LOC114585948 gene encoding T-cell surface glycoprotein CD3 gamma chain-like — protein MGRSQHLLCAAFLFGLLFSKGIAEDSITVKQQKNNIVLYCEAEDKNLPISWRKDGNALNHGNSSLSLGDILDDPRGVFECSSARLQVFVRMCQNCIRLDVAAIMGILLASIVATFFLAVGVYCIAAGEPGRRSQASDKQTLLANEQLYQPLGERNNGQYSHIGVAKTRHR, from the exons ATGGGACGCAGCCAGCATCTCTTGTGTGCAGCCTTCCTCTTTGGATTGCTCTTCTCCAAAG GTATTGCTGAGGATTCCATCACGGTGAAGCAGCAGAAGAATAACATTGTCCTCTACTGCGAAGCGGAGGATAAAAACCTCCCAATAagctggaggaaagatgggaatgCATTAAACCACGGAAACTCTAGCCTGTCTTTGGGTGACATCCTGGATGACCCGAGAGGTGTCTTCGAGTGCAGTAGCGCACGTCTTCAGGTGTTCGTCCGAA TGTGCCAGAATTGTATTCGTCTGGACGTTGCCGCGATCATGGGGATTCTGCTGGCCAGCATCGTGGCTACGTTTTTCCTGGCTGTTGGCGTGTACTGCATTGCTGCGGGGGAGCCGGGCCGACGATCTCAGG CTTCTGACAAGCAGACCCTATTAGCCAATGAGCAGCTCTACCAG CCTCTCGGAGAACGCAACAATGGGCAGTACAGCCACATCGGAGTGGCCAAGACCCGCCACCGGTGA
- the CD3E gene encoding T-cell surface glycoprotein CD3 epsilon chain encodes MHLGVCLAALGLVLPLSSSSESHKVGISGRRVTVTCPLENANWKLVNKKNGNYNVTEENEILTIEAMNNMEVVKGDFTCQNGTASRKIYLQIKACDDCMELSIGLVAGIVVADLLITLGIMFLVYYCSSKKPATSFGGGATGGGARGRTRGQKVDRPPPVPNPDYEPIRKGQREVYAGLEPRAF; translated from the exons ATGCACCTGGGAGTCTGTCTCGCAGCCTTGGGTCTTGTCCTCCCTTTGT CCTCATCTTCTGAATCGCACAAAGTGGGCATCTCTGGGCGCCGCGTGACTGTCACCTGCCCTCTAGAAAATGCCAATTGGAAACTGGTCAATAAAAAGAATGGAAATTATAATGTCACCGAAGAAAATGAAATCTTGACCATTGAAGCCATGAACAACATGGAAGTGGTCAAGGGTGACTTCACCTGTCAGAATGGCACGGCATCCCGCAAGATTTATCTGCAAATCAAAG CCTGTGATGACTGCATGGAGCTGAGCATCGGGCTGGTGGCCGGCATCGTCGTTGCTGACCTGCTCATTACCCTGGGGATCATGTTCCTGGTCTActactgcagcagcaagaagccTGCCACCAGCTTTGGTGGTGGGGCCACAGGGGGAGGCGCCCGCGGACGGACACGAG GCCAAAAGGTGGACCGCCCCCCACCTGTCCCAAACCCAGACTATGAG CCCATCCGGAAAGGCCAGCGGGAGGTGTATGCTGGGCTGGAGCCCAGGGCCTTCTGA